Proteins encoded within one genomic window of Flavobacterium oreochromis:
- a CDS encoding DUF2797 domain-containing protein, whose amino-acid sequence MTFQGVLTKMQTEFVNPIEYYLVFENSFLNLNQLLGKSIAFLHLGYQCLECGKEKKIFRQGFCYDCFMASASAGDWIMKPELSKAHLDIEDRDLEYEKKVQLQPHIVYLALSSEVKVGVTRKTQVPTRWIDQGAVEAVPIVEVPNRYLAGITEVALKEMYADKTNWQRMLKNEVPEVDLIHQRNNLQSVLPQEVQEYYTPFVEKSYKFQYPVLEYPKKVVSLNLEKTPHYTGVLKGIKGQYLIFEDNTVFNIRTYEGYVVKINL is encoded by the coding sequence ATGACTTTTCAAGGTGTACTTACTAAAATGCAAACAGAGTTTGTCAATCCCATCGAATATTATTTAGTTTTTGAAAATTCTTTTTTAAATCTTAATCAGTTATTAGGGAAATCAATAGCGTTTTTACATCTTGGTTATCAATGTTTAGAGTGTGGTAAGGAAAAGAAAATTTTTAGGCAAGGCTTTTGTTATGACTGTTTTATGGCGAGTGCTTCTGCTGGAGATTGGATTATGAAGCCTGAATTAAGCAAAGCTCATTTAGATATTGAAGACCGTGATTTAGAATATGAGAAAAAAGTTCAATTACAGCCCCATATAGTATATTTAGCTCTATCTAGTGAAGTTAAAGTAGGTGTGACAAGAAAAACACAGGTCCCTACTCGATGGATTGATCAAGGAGCTGTAGAAGCTGTTCCAATTGTTGAGGTTCCTAATCGCTATTTAGCAGGGATTACTGAAGTAGCTTTGAAAGAAATGTATGCAGATAAGACAAATTGGCAACGTATGTTGAAAAATGAAGTGCCCGAAGTAGATTTAATTCATCAACGGAATAATTTGCAGTCCGTATTGCCACAAGAAGTGCAAGAGTATTACACACCTTTTGTAGAAAAATCATATAAGTTTCAATACCCCGTTTTAGAATATCCTAAGAAGGTGGTGAGTTTGAATTTAGAAAAAACACCACATTATACAGGTGTTTTAAAAGGTATTAAAGGGCAGTATTTAATATTTGAAGACAATACTGTTTTTAATATTAGAACCTATGAAGGTTATGTAGTAAAGATTAATCTTTAA
- a CDS encoding GH3 auxin-responsive promoter family protein, translated as MPLPIINSIASWVLKQRIHQIELFLKYPNEVQEELLMSLIRQSENTIVGKTYDFQSIKTYHTFQERVPISHYEDLEPLIERTRKGEQNVFWHQPIKWFAKSSGTTNAKSKFIPVSNEALENCHYKGSKDLLCMYLNNNENSQLFTGKSLRLGGSKQLYEDNNTFFGDLSAILIDNMPFWAEFSSTPSNKTSLMSEWETKLLAIVNETKIENVTSFAGVPSWMMVLLNKLMEETGKNNLLDIWPNLEVYFHGGVSFEPYREQYKKILPKTDFKYYEIYNASEGFFAIQDLNNSSDLLLMLDYGIFYEFIPMDTFATPNQKVIRLAEVELYKNYAVLITTNAGLWRYLIGDTVRFTSLSPYRIRITGRTKHHINVFGEELMVENTDKALAKTCQLTNCEVKDYTVAPIFMNGKEKGAHEWIIEFKIQPECIERFSEILDETIQSLNSDYEAKRYNNMTLNPLKVNIARENLFYDWLKEKGKLGGQNKVPRLSNSREYLDYLLQMQ; from the coding sequence ATGCCTTTACCTATTATAAATTCTATTGCCTCTTGGGTTTTAAAACAACGTATCCATCAAATAGAACTTTTTTTAAAGTACCCAAATGAAGTACAGGAAGAACTATTGATGAGCTTAATACGTCAATCGGAAAATACGATAGTAGGTAAAACTTATGATTTTCAATCTATAAAAACGTATCACACTTTTCAAGAAAGAGTTCCTATTTCACACTATGAAGATTTAGAACCCTTGATTGAACGTACACGAAAAGGAGAACAAAATGTTTTTTGGCACCAACCCATTAAATGGTTTGCTAAATCGAGTGGAACAACTAATGCAAAAAGTAAATTTATACCTGTAAGTAATGAAGCTCTTGAAAACTGCCACTATAAAGGCAGTAAAGATTTGCTTTGTATGTACCTTAACAATAACGAAAATTCTCAGCTTTTTACAGGCAAAAGTCTTCGTTTAGGAGGTAGTAAACAGCTATATGAAGACAACAATACTTTTTTTGGAGACTTGTCAGCTATCCTGATTGACAATATGCCCTTTTGGGCTGAATTTAGTAGCACCCCTTCAAATAAAACTTCTCTAATGAGCGAATGGGAAACAAAACTACTAGCAATCGTTAACGAAACTAAGATAGAGAATGTAACAAGTTTTGCAGGGGTTCCTTCTTGGATGATGGTTTTACTTAATAAACTTATGGAAGAAACAGGTAAAAACAATCTGCTTGATATATGGCCTAATCTAGAAGTATATTTTCACGGTGGTGTAAGTTTTGAACCTTATAGGGAACAATACAAAAAAATACTTCCAAAGACTGATTTTAAATACTACGAAATTTATAATGCATCAGAAGGTTTTTTTGCCATACAAGATCTTAATAACTCAAGTGATTTACTACTAATGCTGGATTATGGTATTTTTTATGAATTTATACCTATGGACACATTTGCTACTCCAAATCAAAAAGTGATCCGTTTAGCAGAAGTTGAACTCTATAAGAACTATGCTGTTTTAATTACAACTAACGCTGGTTTGTGGCGCTACCTAATTGGTGACACCGTTCGGTTTACTTCTTTATCTCCTTATCGAATTCGTATTACTGGTCGAACAAAACATCACATTAATGTTTTCGGTGAAGAATTAATGGTAGAAAATACTGATAAAGCTCTTGCTAAAACATGTCAACTCACTAATTGCGAGGTAAAAGACTATACCGTTGCACCTATTTTTATGAATGGAAAAGAAAAAGGGGCACATGAATGGATCATTGAATTTAAGATACAACCTGAATGTATTGAAAGGTTTAGCGAAATTTTAGACGAAACAATACAATCATTAAATTCTGATTATGAAGCTAAACGCTACAACAACATGACACTAAATCCTTTAAAAGTAAATATAGCTCGTGAAAACCTATTTTATGATTGGTTAAAAGAAAAGGGGAAGTTAGGAGGACAAAATAAAGTACCTCGCTTATCAAACTCTCGTGAGTATTTAGATTATCTTTTACAAATGCAATAA
- the clpX gene encoding ATP-dependent Clp protease ATP-binding subunit ClpX, with the protein MAKEILECSFCGRRKPETNLLIAGIDAHICDHCIEQAHGIVLEELKANGLSKVTDLVLQKPKDIRAFLDKYVIGQDQTKKVISVAVYNHYKRLMQLDHGDDIEIEKSNIIMVGQTGTGKTLVAKTIAKMLDVPLAIVDATVLTEAGYVGEDVESILTRLLQAADYDVAKAERGIVFIDEIDKIARKSDNPSITRDVSGEGVQQAMLKLLEGTVVNVPPKGGRKHPDQKFVEVNTKDILFIAGGAFDGIERIISKRLNRQAMGFGASKETDKIDETNLLQYVIPKDIKDFGLIPEIIGRLPVLTHMDPLDKATLRAILTEPKNALIKQYKKLFVMDEIEFEITDEALDYIVDKALEYKLGARGLRSLCEAILTDAMYEIPSSDEKELKVDKEYVEVALNKNLLKRLEIAS; encoded by the coding sequence ATGGCAAAAGAAATTTTAGAATGTTCCTTCTGTGGAAGGAGAAAGCCTGAAACAAATTTATTAATTGCAGGGATTGACGCTCATATATGTGATCATTGTATTGAGCAAGCACACGGAATTGTTTTAGAAGAATTAAAGGCTAATGGTTTATCTAAGGTAACAGATTTAGTTTTACAAAAGCCAAAAGATATTAGAGCTTTTTTAGATAAATATGTTATAGGACAAGATCAAACCAAAAAAGTCATTTCCGTTGCTGTGTATAACCACTATAAACGTTTAATGCAGTTAGATCACGGAGATGATATTGAAATTGAAAAGTCTAACATTATTATGGTAGGTCAAACAGGTACTGGAAAAACTCTAGTAGCTAAGACAATTGCTAAAATGTTAGATGTTCCATTAGCAATAGTGGATGCAACAGTATTAACAGAAGCAGGTTATGTTGGAGAAGATGTTGAAAGCATTTTAACCCGCTTATTACAAGCCGCAGATTATGATGTTGCAAAAGCTGAACGAGGTATCGTATTTATTGATGAGATTGATAAAATTGCTCGTAAAAGCGATAATCCTTCTATTACACGTGATGTTTCAGGAGAAGGAGTACAACAAGCAATGTTAAAGCTGTTAGAAGGAACAGTAGTAAATGTTCCGCCTAAAGGAGGGCGTAAACACCCAGATCAAAAGTTTGTAGAAGTTAATACAAAAGATATATTATTTATAGCAGGAGGTGCTTTTGATGGTATAGAACGTATTATTTCAAAACGATTGAATCGTCAGGCTATGGGATTTGGAGCTTCTAAGGAAACAGATAAAATAGATGAAACAAATCTATTACAATACGTAATTCCAAAAGATATCAAAGATTTTGGTTTAATACCTGAAATTATTGGTCGCTTGCCAGTACTGACTCATATGGATCCTTTAGATAAAGCCACATTACGAGCAATATTAACAGAGCCTAAGAATGCTTTAATTAAGCAATATAAGAAGTTGTTTGTTATGGATGAGATTGAATTTGAAATTACAGACGAAGCATTAGATTATATTGTAGATAAAGCTTTAGAATATAAATTAGGTGCTCGTGGTTTACGTTCATTATGTGAAGCAATCTTAACTGATGCTATGTATGAAATACCAAGTTCTGATGAAAAAGAGTTAAAGGTAGATAAGGAGTATGTAGAAGTAGCTCTTAATAAAAACCTACTAAAACGTCTAGAAATAGCATCGTAA
- the clpP gene encoding ATP-dependent Clp endopeptidase proteolytic subunit ClpP → MNYGKEFKKYATKHHGVNSMYYDKIVSSMTPYVIEERQLNISQLDVFSRLMMDRIIFMGTGVDDYMANIIQAQLLFLESVDASKDIQIYINSPGGSVYAGLGIYDTMQFVKPDVATICTGMAASMGAVLLCAGAEGKRSALPHSRVMIHQPSGGAQGVATDMEINLKEMLKLKDELYQIISHHSKQPFEKVYKDSERDYWMKADEAKEYGMIDEVLRR, encoded by the coding sequence ATGAATTACGGTAAAGAATTTAAAAAATATGCTACTAAGCATCATGGAGTAAATAGTATGTATTACGATAAAATCGTAAGTAGTATGACTCCTTATGTAATTGAAGAACGTCAGTTGAATATCTCTCAATTAGATGTGTTTTCACGTTTAATGATGGATAGAATCATCTTTATGGGAACCGGAGTAGATGATTATATGGCAAATATTATTCAAGCACAATTATTGTTTTTAGAAAGCGTTGATGCTTCTAAAGATATTCAAATATATATTAACTCTCCAGGAGGAAGTGTATACGCAGGTTTAGGAATTTATGACACAATGCAATTTGTAAAACCTGATGTGGCTACTATTTGTACAGGTATGGCTGCCTCTATGGGAGCTGTTCTTTTATGTGCAGGTGCAGAAGGAAAACGTTCTGCTTTACCACATTCAAGAGTTATGATTCATCAACCATCTGGTGGCGCACAAGGAGTAGCTACTGATATGGAAATTAATTTAAAAGAAATGTTGAAATTAAAAGATGAATTATACCAAATTATCTCACATCATTCAAAACAACCTTTCGAAAAAGTATACAAAGACTCTGAACGTGACTATTGGATGAAAGCTGATGAAGCAAAAGAATACGGAATGATTGATGAAGTTTTAAGAAGATAA